In Phragmites australis chromosome 24, lpPhrAust1.1, whole genome shotgun sequence, the following are encoded in one genomic region:
- the LOC133907453 gene encoding scarecrow-like protein 33, with translation MSPPTQSSPFDITMVRFLPPSPTMAATPEELLGQEDFLAVADREPFSPSVFIDLPPTPRPDGGPDGEDLASSDDLVLPFISRMLMEDIDDKFFYQYPDHPALLTAQEPFAKILSDATTTSSGSDSATTNSDGSGTFTLSPSSSDAPAFANATWPYDPAELSQLLQSTPYPDMGVELDVFTVGDANAFFLPAQDVASAGVQQRLAQLGNPGDATAFVAGYYDGSTGVQSSGFCGAEEDTKTRITTLPAGDKDHFALASAFFSGENGDMLNLAFLKGMEEAKKFLPTNNSLFIDLEDTYGEHLLRNSKLSRGFATGQVKKDGMPMFQVSGNGRGGKNQHSGDDLEAEAGRNSKVMVPEPEEADEMVDKMIIDGYAMCLDKMKGLCITMSSEAEKNVRKSGQGRWSTNEVDLHTLLINCAQTVATGDRRSAIELLRQIKQHSSPRGDGTQRMAHYFAEGLEARLAGTGSKMHKSLVTKRTSVMEFLKAYLAACCFKMTAYRFSNMTISKVIAGRKKVHIVDYGISYGFQWPRLLEFFATREGGPPEVRITGIDLPQPGFRPAARIEETGRRLSNCARQVGVPFKFHSIAAELDTVHVDDLNIDPDEVLIVNSIIQFGSLMDEGVDIYSPSPRDVVLGNIRRMRPDAFILCIMNGSYSTPFFVTRFREALLYYSAMFDMLDATSPRDSEQRLLLERDIIGRSVLNVIACEGSHRVERPETYKRWQVRNQRAGLRQLPLDPDIVMAVREKAKSSYPKDFTIDLDLRWLLEGWKGRILYAMSTWVADDAIS, from the coding sequence ATGTCTCCCCCCACACAATCGAGCCCATTCGACATCACGATGGTTCGATTTTTACCGCCGTCGCCGACCATGGCCGCCACGCCGGAGGAGTTGCTGGGTCAGGAAGACTTCCTAGCTGTCGCTGACCGCGAGCCTTTCTCCCCCTCCGTCTTCATCGACCTCCCACCGACGCCGCGCCCCGACGGCGGCCCCGATGGCGAGGATCTGGCCTCGTCGGACGACCTCGTTCTCCCCTTCATCTCGCGCATGCTCATGGAGGACATCGACGACAAGTTCTTCTACCAGTACCCCGACCACCCCGCGCTCCTCACCGCCCAGGAGCCCTTCGCCAAGATCCTCTCCgacgccaccaccacctcctccggcTCCGATTCCGCCACCACCAACTCGGACGGAAGCGGCACCTTCACCCtctcgccgtcctcctccgacgcCCCCGCATTCGCCAACGCCACCTGGCCCTACGATCCAGCCGAGCTCTCCCAGCTGCTCCAGTCCACGCCATACCCGGACATGGGAGTCGAACTCGACGTCTTCACAGTCGGTGATGCCAACGCCTTCTTCTTGCCCGCACAAGACGTCGCCAGCGCGGGAGTCCAGCAGAGGCTGGCGCAGTTAGGGAACCCCGGTGACGCCACCGCGTTCGTTGCCGGTTACTACGACGGTAGCACCGGCGTCCAGAGTTCGGGGTTCTGTGGCGCGGAGGAGGATACAAAGACAAGGATCACCACCTTGCCTGCTGGCGACAAGGACCACTTCGCGCTGGCCTCGGCCTTCTTCAGTGGCGAGAATGGGGACATGCTCAACCTGGCattcctcaagggcatggaGGAGGCCAAGAAGTTCTTGCCCACTAACAACAGCCTCTTCATCGACCTTGAGGACACCTACGGGGAGCACCTGCTCAGAAACAGCAAGCTGTCGCGTGGCTTTGCTACCGGCCAAGTGAAGAAGGATGGAATGCCAATGTTCCAGGTAAGTGGTAATGGCAGGGGCGGCAAGAACCAGCATAGTGGGGATGACTTGGAGGCGGAGGCAGGCAGGAACAGCAAGGTAATGGTGCCCGAGCCGGAGGAAGCTGACGAGATGGTGGACAAAATGATCATCGATGGGTACGCCATGTGTCTCGACAAAATGAAGGGCCTGTGCATCACTATGAGCAGCGAGGCTGAGAAGAACGTGAGGAAGTCGGGGCAGGGAAGGTGGAGCACCAATGAGGTGGATTTGCACACCTTGCTCATCAACTGTGCACAGACTGTGGCCACAGGCGACCGACGGAGTGCGATCGAACTGCTTAGGCAGATCAAGCAGCACTCCTCGCCAAGAGGAGACGGCACACAAAGGATGGCTCATTATTTCGCCGAGGGGCTGGAGGCGCGGCTGGCAGGCACGGGGAGCAAGATGCACAAGTCGCTCGTGACAAAGCGCACCTCGGTCATGGAGTTTCTGAAAGCCTACCTGGCAGCTTGTTGCTTCAAAATGACGGCGTACAGGTTCTCCAACATGACCATCAGCAAGGTGATTGCTGGGAGGAAAAAAGTGCACATTGTGGATTATGGCATCAGTTACGGGTTTCAGTGGCCACGTTTGCTGGAATTTTTCGCTACTAGGGAGGGCGGACCGCCGGAGGTGAGGATCACCGGCATTGATCTCCCTCAGCCTGGGTTCCGCCCAGCTGCTCGGATTGAGGAGACAGGTCGCCGACTCAGCAACTGCGCCCGTCAAGTCGGCGTGCCATTCAAGTTCCACAGCATCGCAGCGGAGTTGGATACTGTTCATGTAGATGATCTCAACATTGACCCCGATGAGGTACTCATCGTCAATAGTATCATCCAGTTTGGAAGCTTGATGGACGAGGGCGTCGACATATATAGCCCAAGCCCTAGGGACGTGGTCCTCGGCAACATCCGGAGGATGCGGCCAGATGCTTTCATCCTCTGCATCATGAATGGCTCATATAGCACGCCATTCTTCGTAACACGGTTCCGGGAGGCACTGCTCTATTACTCGGCAATGTTTGACATGCTGGATGCCACATCCCCACGGGATAGTGAGCAGCGCTTGCTGCTTGAGCGTGACATCATTGGGCGGTCTGTTCTGAACGTCATCGCCTGCGAGGGCTCCCACAGGGTAGAGCGCCCCGAGACATATAAGAGATGGCAGGTGCGGAACCAACGGGCAGGACTGAGGCAGCTGCCATTGGATCCCGATATTGTTATGGCCGTGAGGGAGAAGGCCAAGAGCAGCTACCCCAAGGACTTCACCATTGATTTGGATCTCCGGTGGCTCTTGGAAGGGTGGAAGGGGCGCATCCTCTATGCCATGTCGACATGGGTTGCAGATGATGCTATCTCATAA